From Rutidosis leptorrhynchoides isolate AG116_Rl617_1_P2 chromosome 3, CSIRO_AGI_Rlap_v1, whole genome shotgun sequence, a single genomic window includes:
- the LOC139900734 gene encoding cytochrome P450 71AV8-like, which produces MSFLIYFATLFLFITIITLFKSSEKNLPPQPWKLPVIGHLHHLLGALPHHALTNLAKKHGPIIHLKLGQVSTVVISSPNLAKDIMNTHDLSFAGRSKSISAEIISYNYKDIACVSYGEYWRQMRKICVLELLSAKKVRSFQSIREKESWNLIESIKGSNNAINLSEKIYMLMNTITSKNAVGSVSMKDQGRLVSNIKQLLLIAGTLDVENLFPSIKGLHLITRTRYKLMKIFKIIDEILDNIISNHQERRSSGQREDNEDLLDVLLRLQHDGGLQFPLTYDHIKAVIMDVFLAGTDTSSSTIEWAMSELLRNPRVMKKLQEELRKTLKGKKKIQESDIQEVDYLKQVIKETLRLHPSIPLLIPRECRKKCEIGGYNIPVGTNVLINAWKIGRDPDYWIDPDSFVPERFIESSDNMMGKNFEYLPFGAGRRMCPGLILGLANVELPLAMLLYYFNWDLPNGAPFEDLDMSESFGSAVKRTNHLILVPSHYNIN; this is translated from the exons TCATGCTCTCACAAACTTAGCGAAAAAACATGGACCAATCATTCATCTAAAACTCGGTCAAGTCTCCACCGTCGTAATCTCATCTCCAAATTTGGCTAAAGATATCATGAACACACACGATCTTTCTTTCGCAGGAAGATCCAAATCCATATCTGCTGAAATCATCAGTTATAATTATAAAGACATCGCGTGTGTTTCATATGGCGAGTACTGGAGACAAATGCGCAAGATATGTGTTTTGGAGCTTCTAAGTGCGAAAAAAGTTAGATCATTTCAGTCTATTCGTGAAAAAGAGTCGTGGAACCTCATCGAATCCATAAAGGGATCAAACAATGCCATAAATCTTTCTGAAAAAATTTACATGTTAATGAACACAATAACATCTAAGAATGCAGTTGGGAGTGTATCCATGAAAGACCAGGGGCGTCTTGTTTCTAACATTAAACAACTCTTATTAATTGCTGGGACATTGGATGTGGAGAATCTGTTTCCATCTATCAAAGGATTGCATCTAATTACTAGGACAAGGTATAAGTTGATGAAGATATTCAAGATAATTGATGAGATACTTGACAACATCATCTCTAACCACCAAGAACGTCGTTCAAGTGGACAAAGGGAAGATAACGAAGACCTTCTTGATGTTCTACTGCGGCTCCAACATGATGGAGGGCTTCAGTTTCCATTAACTTATGACCACATCAAAGCAGTTATCATG GATGTGTTTTTAGCTGGCACAGATACATCTTCATCGACGATCGAGTGGGCAATGTCAGAACTATTGAGGAATCCGAGGGTGATGAAGAAGCTGCAAGAGGAACTTAGAAAGACActcaaaggaaagaaaaagattcaAGAATCAGATATTCAAGAAGTTGACTACTTGAAACAAGTGATCAAGGAAACTTTAAGATTGCACCCTTCAATTCCATTATTAATTCCAAGAGAGTGTCGCAAGAAATGTGAGATAGGCGGATATAATATTCCCGTAGGTACAAACGTTCTTATTAACGCTTGGAAAATAGGACGCGATCCAGATTACTGGATTGATCCTGATAGTTTCGTACCCGAGAGATTTATAGAGAGTTCAGATAACATGATGGGAAAGAACTTTGAATATCTCCCGTTCGGCGCTGGAAGAAGAATGTGTCCAGGCTTGATTTTGGGGCTAGCTAACGTCGAGCTTCCTCTAGCGATGCTACTCTACTACTTTAATTGGGATCTCCCAAATGGAGCACCATTTGAAGATCTTGATATGAGTGAGTCTTTTGGATCCGCTGTTAAACGAACAAACCATTTGATTTTGGTTCCAAGTCATTACAATATTAACTAA
- the LOC139900735 gene encoding uncharacterized protein, with translation MSGEMEVIHERTELKLVQGKTWDLFTDGASCAEGACAGLVLTTPSGEEHTYALRFNFDVTNNEVEYEALLVGVNIAHKIHVTKLRAYTDSQLVANQFNGSFEAHELSMQKYLKLLQELTARFENFELAQVPRS, from the coding sequence ATGTCTGGCGAGATGGAAGTAATCCATGAGCGAACAGAGCTAAAGCTGGTGCAAGGCAAAACATGGGATTTATTCACTGATGGAGCCTCATGCGCAGAGGGTGCTTGTGCAGGTCTAGTGTTAACAACCCCAAGTGGTGAGGAGCATACATACGCGCTACGTTTCAATTTCGATGTCACAAATAATGAAGTCGAATATGAAGCGCTACTTGTTGGTGTGAATATCGCGCATAAAATACATGTTACAAAACTGCGCGCTTACACAGATTCACAGTTAGTGGCAAATCAGTTCAATGGCTCCTTCGAAGCACACGAACTCTCAATGCAAAAATATTTGAAGTTATTGCAAGAATTGACTGCGCGGTTTGAGAATTTTGAGCTTGCACAAGTGCCAAGAAGCTAA